A genomic region of Tsukamurella pulmonis contains the following coding sequences:
- a CDS encoding SCO1664 family protein encodes MDLTVDLETADLTILGRITSASNATLLCELGETGERAVYKPVRGEVPLWDFPDGTLAGREVASYRVSEALGWGLIPETVLRDGPLGPGMVQRWVVEPDGDEVPDLVDLFPLDGVPDGYLTVFTGYVEDDDAPDGIAEVALAHADDPRLRRLAVLDVLINNADRKGGHVLTGPDGNVLGVDHGICLHSAPKLRTVLWGWAGRPVGDELLADVEAFRAAPPDLTGLITEEEQEALIERAAILLELGAMPLPTPSRPIPWPPF; translated from the coding sequence GTGGACCTCACGGTGGACCTCGAGACCGCCGACCTGACGATCCTCGGTCGGATCACCAGCGCCTCGAACGCCACCCTGCTGTGCGAGCTCGGCGAGACCGGCGAGCGCGCCGTCTACAAGCCGGTCCGCGGCGAGGTGCCGCTGTGGGACTTCCCCGACGGGACACTCGCCGGCCGCGAGGTGGCGTCCTATCGCGTCTCCGAGGCGCTCGGCTGGGGCCTGATCCCCGAGACCGTCCTGCGCGACGGTCCGCTGGGGCCCGGCATGGTGCAGAGATGGGTCGTCGAGCCGGACGGCGACGAGGTGCCCGATCTCGTGGACCTGTTCCCGCTCGACGGGGTGCCCGACGGCTACCTCACGGTCTTCACCGGTTACGTCGAGGACGACGACGCGCCGGACGGCATCGCCGAAGTGGCCCTCGCGCACGCCGATGATCCGCGACTGCGCCGTCTCGCGGTGCTCGACGTGCTCATCAACAACGCGGACCGCAAGGGCGGCCACGTCCTCACCGGACCCGATGGGAACGTCCTCGGCGTCGATCACGGCATCTGCCTGCACAGCGCCCCGAAGCTGCGCACCGTGCTCTGGGGCTGGGCGGGGCGGCCCGTCGGCGACGAACTGCTCGCCGACGTCGAGGCGTTCCGCGCCGCGCCGCCCGACCTGACCGGGCTCATCACCGAGGAGGAGCAGGAGGCGCTCATCGAGCGCGCCGCGATCCTCCTCGAGCTCGGTGCGATGCCGCTGCCGACCCCGAGCCGACCGATTCCCTGGCCGCCGTTCTGA